The sequence below is a genomic window from Nicotiana tomentosiformis chromosome 6, ASM39032v3, whole genome shotgun sequence.
tgaaatatgttttttttatcttacatgtaacaataaaaaataaaaaataatttttggataatttttatttataacaaTCAAAAAATAGTTAAACATCAAATGTTGTTATAGGTGTATTACacccattcactataaaagctatAAAATATCGAAACAAGCGATGATCTTATAGAGATATTTAACTGTATATACAAAGAATCCTTTGGTATAAAACACAGAGGGAAATATGTGTACTtacaatttaaattatttttgtagGATCATGATCATAAATTGATTCATAACAGTAGGTAATTCTTTATATTAAGCTTAACTAATATAAATAGCATTGATAGTGTAAAAATTCTTACATTATTAGcattgataatataaaaaatttTACATTGTTATTAGTGATAGTGTAAAATTTCTTATACTATATAACCAAAACTCAATAAAGAATACTATCATGTGTTGACGGCTGAATCTCCCAAAAACGAATGTATAGTCAGATAAAGACGCGGGGCTACTGAAAAATTAGAAAAGTATAAGACAGACAAAATACATGTTCCTAATTTGACCAATTAAGCCTACCCATGCTTtgaaaagaataagaaaaatagCAAATGATCGATATGCCGGCTTTTAGCCATCTCCTAACTTCAAACCAAATAAAAAACCTAAGCTATTTAAAAAGACTCCAACTTTTCATTATTCAACATGCCCATCCCTTCATACTCTACTACTAAATTCTTTATACTTGTGTTTCCTCTCCATCATTATTCATTAATCCCACTACTGTTTATAATAATTGATTCATTTCATCATTAATCATGTTTCTCTATTTGTTAGGAATCATCCCTCTGTGTTTCTTTCTAAAGTTTGCATCAAAAACCTCCCTACTTGACATCCTCAAGAAATGGTTGAGGTTATTAGAAGAAAAATGCTGTGTGTACCAGTACTACAAGGTCCCTCAATTCAACCACAACATGCAAGAAAACCAACTCTATCGACAAATTAGCACGTATCTGAATTCTTTACCCTGTCTTGAAGATTCTAATTTCATCAACCTTTTCTCGGGATACAAATCGAATGAAATCAACCTCCTTCTCGACGACTCCAATCAGAACATCATCGTAGTAGACAATTTCCTCGGCGCCAGAGTTTGTTGGATCAACGAAAAGGATGATAAAACCGGTCTGAATTCATTTGTTCTGAAGATAAGGAAGAAGGATAAACGTCGACTCCTTCGTccttatcttcaacacattcACACAAAGTTTGATGAAATCGAGCAGAGGGGAAATGAAGTGATGATGAGATTATTCATCAACATAAACAGACGGTGGATATCGGTGCCTTTTACTCATCCGGCAACATTTGACACGGTCGTAATGGAACAGGATCTCAAGAACAAAGTCAAAGCCGATTTGGACACGTTCCTAAAGTCAAAACAGCATTATACTCGTATCGGTAGAATTTGGAAACGGAATTATTTACTGTATGGACCTTCTGGTACAGGAAAATCAACCTTCATTGCTGCAATGGCAAATTTCCTAAGCTACGACGTGTACGAGATTAATTTATCAAAAGTATCTAACAATTCGGATCTGAAGTTACTGCTGTTACAGACCATGAACAAGTCGTTGATTGTCATCGAAGATCTCGATATTTACCTATCATATTCATGTGACAAATCAGCGGCTCTTACTTGGTCGTCCGCAATTCTCAATTTCATGGACGGAATATTTTCGTGTTGTGGGGACGAGCGAGTTATGATATTCACGATGAACAACAAAGATCAGATTGATCAGACGGTTCTAAGGCCCGGAAGAATTGATTTTCACATGCATTTTCCTTTATGTGATTTCAATGCTTTTAAAAGTCTAGCTACTAGTCATTTGGGTTTGAAAGATCACAAGCTTTTCCCACAACTAGAGGAGGTTTTCCAAAACGGGTCGGTTTTGAGTCATGCTGAGATCAGTGAAATCATGATTTCGAACCGAAGTTCGCCGAGTCGGGCGTTGAAGTTGGTGATTTCAGCTCATCAGAGTCATACTAAGCTCCTCCCGTCCACAACATCTGATAAAATTAAAACGATACAGACTAATATTGAGGCCAACGTGGCAACTAAGCCTCCACTATGGTTAAGCAAATCTAGATCGGTTCGACCAGTGGAGGAATCGGCTGTGTTTCCACAAGGTTTACGCAAATCTCAATCGGTTCGACCCGTGAATGAATTGGGTACATTTGGCAAGGAAAGTGTGAACGAGCTTAGTAACTTCTATGGACTTATAAGGATAAGGAGTAACAGAAGTGGATCCAGAATTTGAGGCTTATGGGTTCCTACTGTAATTTCAGTCACCTTTATTGATTATGAACATGTGTTTGTTTGTTCAAATAGGTAACATGAATTTTACGTTTAGGGCTCCAACAATTAGTGGACCCTTTGTTAGATAATCGTTAGTTTCTTTAGTGTTTCAATAGTCAAAGTAAATTTAGAGTTAGACGTTCACGTGAGTTGATGTATATAGGATTCATTATTATCCTATTATTTGATTCAAGTTTAGAAACTTACTGATGGCTTTATCTGATGATGTTTTCTCCTTTTTGCAAAGCGAATGAACTTAGTCACCTTTTTGAAGCAATAAATTAATACTTCAATAATAATATTAATTCAGTTATTTTACATCACTTCTAACTATTGCTAGCTCTAATATGCATAAGAAGTAAAAGTCTAGCCCTCCTGATCCAATATATAGACTTTCGGAGCCCTTTATTTAGTAATGTGAAAAGGTACACGTCAAGAATATAATTTAGCATTGACAAATTAAACTAGCTAAGTTGTTAGCATCTTTAACTATTACTCTATACGTAAGTCAAATTTGAGAATGTAATCCTCGAATCAACGATAAAGTTATTTCCGTGTGACTTATAGGTAACAGGGTCAAGTCGTGAAAACAGTTACTAATAGTTACATTAAGGTAGGTTTTTTACATTACATCATTTGGGTGCGATTCTTCCTCGGACCCTACGTGAACTCAGGATACTTTGTGTACCAGATTGGCCTAAATCAATTTTGACTCACTACATTTACTTATTTAGATAGAGATGGAGCAGTCAAAGCCATTAGCCGCAAGGTACTTCAAATCAGTCATCTTGGGATAGTTAATTATATTATTCATATGTTCAAAGTTTAGACATTTTCTTCCAGTAAGCAGCTCCCTCGATGTCTGATCATTTCATGCCCAGATCACTTTGACgacaaaaagaaaaggagaaaaggaaaaggaaagaggAAAAAGATAGAGACCCCATAACGttgatgttttttttttcttttcaataaagGGAGTTCCGTGGTTCTTTCTTCTTCCAATTCACTATTAGGAAGCTGTCTTAGGTCACACTACATATCAGCAACCTTTATTGATTATCAATTGCGATAAGGTATAGGTGACTGGACGGAGAAAAGAATCATACCAATTAATAAAAATCGTGGACTATGTGTGGATTGCCACCAGTATAGGTATAAAGTCTATTCTTTAGCTTGGCCAATTAATAAAATCGTGGCTTAGCTTCTCCAGTGCCGCCCGTTTTTCTTGTTGACATATTCCTGGCATATTTCATAAGTTGGGTCTTGACATTGCGCACAACCAGGGTTTGGCTATGGACATGTCAGTCCTTCGCCTGGCACTGAGCGTCACTCTCGCGCGCACAGttcaatcctcaagcttgacacttgTCTAGCCGTGCTTTGTCCGAGTAGGGCAACTTTCAATCCTTGGCCTTTGTCATGTACGTCTTTCATAAGATGCCTATGGTTTTCGTATGGCATTGGCAAACATAGCCCTCACAACATACATCCATCCCGCATAGTACAGCGTCACTCCACGACTGCACGTCTAGGCCAATGGACCCTTGCTTCCAAGgctgaacccaagccatgctcatAATTCAACACACGAAGAACTTAAAAGTTGTGCCTCGAGTGTCCAATCGGTACAGAGGTCTTTGTCCTTCCCTACGGTAGCCCGCATGGCCTAGTCGTTCCATACGTCAAGCCTATGGCACTAGTTGTACGCCCAAACGCTAGCATTGAGGCGCGACACCATCCATAGAGTTCCCTAGCTCGTATGGATACCTTGGACACTCCTTAGAAATGTCTAGGAAGGCCCTTGACGTTCCCCCTCAAGGTTGCTCGCTTGGTGCGGTTTGGTTGCAGCGCGCACGGGGGAGGTTAGCTGAGCAATCAACACCTCTGctccccttatatatgcttaaaaagaagaagaaaaaccaTGTTCCCCCACTTGATATGTTTTGGTCAGAGAATCATAATGGACCTTTCTCTCTACTCTGAACTCCAAATGAGGCGCTGTTTGTTCTCAATGATTTGTCTTGACTTCCTTCACACATTCATGAAGTTTCATATCATTCCCATATCCTAGGAAAGAGATATAGCCTTCGCAAGATTCAGCTAATTACGACAATGCGACTAAACTTGGCTAAGTCAAGCCCATAGATAAACGAACTCCAAATGACGCCGAACTTGGTAAGCATATATAAGGACATATCAGGAATACGGCCTTAGCCTAAATCCTTACATTTCATCAATGGCTTGAAAACGTGCGGTTCTAACATTCACGGCACGCACGCGACCGTCGCCCATAGGCTAGACCCTTAGGCTCCTCCCAAGTCCTTGCTATACTTCCTTGGCACTCTTAGGACATTCAATACAACATATATGGATGGTCGTTGCCTCTCGCAAAGTCCCTTTTCCTGATGCTCCTTCTTGAAGCCTATCGTCAGTACGTGTCACCTGCACGGCTGACACTCGTAGAGCCTACTCGGGGCGCACAAGAGCGCTGAGAGTCAACAAAGGCAACCCGTAATATGTTCCCCCACTCAAACTTGCCATCGTCCTCGATGACATAGCATGCCTACGACAACCCGGAGTCTGTCCCCTCGAGGTCTTACATCGTGGCTCCCAAATCCTGCGGGTCGGACTTCTCAAAGCCCATCTCAAAATGGAGTCGCGCCCCATGCATTGTgaagtgcctccgcacttgcaccctctggtgGTTAATTTTGTGGTGACATACATGTCATCCACACCGTGACCCTCACGACCTTCATCTCCATCTGGATCTCTCGACTCCCCTCTTGGTAATTCAATAAAGCATCCTCTAGTATGGCATGCGTAGTCCGACCGCGACTTTATCGGTCCCCTTACCTTTGGAATCCTTCAAGCAGACACCCGTTCCCAATGTCTCTTCATAGGCGGACACTCCCACACTCAAAGTGTAAGACACTCTTGTCGCCACTGCGATGTTGGCTCTCATGGTCCAGGTAGACATCACTCGATGTGGCCACTCTTGCCAACCATTCTCTCATGGTCCTAGTCATCTTCCCTCTGGAAGATCTCACTGTAGCAACTCTGCAAACAAGGTCAAATCTCGATCCCATAATTCAGAGTGACTTGCAATTTACTTGATCGCACGCTCAAGAAGACAGATCACGGCTGATCCAACATCTTGCCCATCACTGAGGGGCGATTCAACACCCAACAATGTCCCAATTGAAATATAACATGGCATGTGGAAACCCATGCTGCAACATGGTATCTTCGACCTTCACACGCTTTGCACCTTCTGGTACTAAGCAAGCTTGGGACGTAATCCTGGTGAGTACTGCATATTCTCAAAGTGATAGCTTCGCAACATTCCCGAACAACTCTTTGTTCTCAAGTCGCCCCTTCCTCAGCAATTAACCAATGTTCCCGGTAAGTACATTTGTACTCAGCCCCATAGCAAGAACCCTCTTGATTCTTCTATCAATGGGCCACCTGGTCTGATGTGTACATGGACCCAAATTGTTCGTTCCCCGGTGGTTATCCGTAAGTCTGGGAAGACCACGCTTTCAACTTGGAAATCTGTTCATCTCTGATGCTTAGCTATTCCTACCCTGATCCTGCCTCCTCACATTTGTGATTCATTGCAATGCATCCCTACATGGTGGTTTGGCAACCTCGTATATCCCCACCTCAGTGGGTTCGACACTATTCCCACACTTTTCTCCCTAGACGAAGTGGTTGACCCAACACTCAAACTCCCCACAAAGAAGCTTGCTCACAAGTCCTCCCTTACGGTTGTCGCGGCCCTCTAGCATACCCTGCTCTAGCTTTGGCATCACACAATACATAGAGCTCAAATTCTCAACCATTGTTCCCCCGCGATGGTAGGCACTAACATCTATTCGCCCAAAGTGATTGTTAGTGTGGCACTTGTGCCAACACCCCCACGCTAGCTCAGCATCTGCCTCACATAGCACTCAAACTTACAAGCCCATCTTGCCCCATGCTCACTTGTCTGGCTTGGTTGTTGAGGGACTCACCTACCATCCATTGAAACCTTTAAGATGGCTAGGCTTCAATCACAATGTTTAACTCATTGGAAGGACCCACCTCAATGCCCTCAAGTTGTACCCAAGTCTACCCATCTAGAAAGATGCTCAAGTGATGTGTCGCTCGCATCTATGGCAAGATCTACGCATGATCATAGCCAGAGTTTGTAGTCTGTGGCTCACACTCTTCGCAACATGGTTGCTCGACCTGCAAACATGGCCTTTTCTTAGCCACCCGACTCATTGGCATATCAACATTCTCAACGGAAGCCCAGACTGTACGAAAGAAAATTTGTGTTTACCAATTGCCCCTTTTCAAAATGGCCAACAACTCTGACTTGATGCATAACATGAACAAAAAATCGTGAACTGCAAGTTTTCGATGCAAATGAACCCTCTAGAACAATCATAATCTTCACTTAACATTCTAGCCAAGTCCACGCCTCGCTTAGTAAATTTTCTAACCCACTGCTAATAGATTTTCTTACTCACTGTCAGATTATCACAATTAAGAACATTGGCGCATCAGCTAATGGTGCAATCGTTGATCAATCGCACTTAGCGCTATAGCTAACCAAACATGCCTTAATGGATCCTTATGAAAATAGCACCCACTGCACGGAAGATCCCTGACGATAGAACATTCAAACTAGGATGCCCTAGAACCAACTCCCAAAACACAGACGATGGCAGAAACAATGGCTATGAAATGGCTTGATACTGAAAGTCGTAGTTCATTGCTGACAAAACAATTCTACCATAATGCACACAACCAATCCCTTGTAACTAGCGGTATCGGGTTCTCTACTCGAATGGCATGAAGAATATCATTCATGCTTTGCTGTGATATATGCACTGATATTCCGTCGATGCGCTAAAATATTTTAGCCCTCATAAGCTGTGACATTCAACCAAAGTTTCATTTTGATCCATTTGCGCTAATATCAATCTTGCATGGCATCAACTCAGCCATATAACGAGCCTTACACAATGGCTTCATCTCACATTACAATGCAAtgctttgctctgataccaactgtcacg
It includes:
- the LOC104094765 gene encoding AAA-ATPase At2g46620-like, whose protein sequence is MFLYLLGIIPLCFFLKFASKTSLLDILKKWLRLLEEKCCVYQYYKVPQFNHNMQENQLYRQISTYLNSLPCLEDSNFINLFSGYKSNEINLLLDDSNQNIIVVDNFLGARVCWINEKDDKTGLNSFVLKIRKKDKRRLLRPYLQHIHTKFDEIEQRGNEVMMRLFININRRWISVPFTHPATFDTVVMEQDLKNKVKADLDTFLKSKQHYTRIGRIWKRNYLLYGPSGTGKSTFIAAMANFLSYDVYEINLSKVSNNSDLKLLLLQTMNKSLIVIEDLDIYLSYSCDKSAALTWSSAILNFMDGIFSCCGDERVMIFTMNNKDQIDQTVLRPGRIDFHMHFPLCDFNAFKSLATSHLGLKDHKLFPQLEEVFQNGSVLSHAEISEIMISNRSSPSRALKLVISAHQSHTKLLPSTTSDKIKTIQTNIEANVATKPPLWLSKSRSVRPVEESAVFPQGLRKSQSVRPVNELGTFGKESVNELSNFYGLIRIRSNRSGSRI